The window TGCCTGCTTGGCCGATGATATGGGGCTCGGCAAAACGGTTCAATTCATCACGTATTTACTGCATCATAGAGCAGAGTCGGAGCACCCTGCCCTGCTCATCTGCCCCACGTCCGTGCTTGGCAACTGGCAGAAGGAGCTAGTCCGCTTTGCTCCGGATTTAAAGGTTTTTCTTCATTACGGAAAGGGACGATTAAGCGGCGAGGAACTTTCTACGGTTTTGAAAGACATGGATATTGTGCTTACCTCCTATACGACGGCGCTGATGGATCAAGAGACTCTACAGGAAACCATGTGGAGTTCCCTTTGCTTGGATGAAGCCCAAAATATCAAGAATGCCCACAATAAACAATCCGCAGCGATCCGTATGCTCAAAGCTAGGCACCGCATTGCGCTAACAGGAACACCTATTGAGAATCGATTGTCCGAGCTGTGGTCGATTTACGACTTTCTTAATCCGGGTTACCTCGGGAACCAACGCGGGTTTCAGCACCGTTTCGCGAATCCGATAGAGAAGCACCACGATGAGGAACGAACGGCACAGCTGCAGAAGCTCGTCAAACCTTTCATGCTGCGCCGTAAAAAGAAGGATCCTGCGATCCAACTCGATTTGCCCGATAAGCTTGAAACCAAAGTCTATATCAATTTAACAGCCGAGCAAGGAGCACTCTATGAACGATCCGTCAAGGATCTCATGGAACGTATGCAAAAGCTGGAAGGCATGGAGCGCAAAGGAGCGATCCTAGCGGCCTTAACACAGCTAAAGCAGCTGTGCGACCACCCCATGCTGCTAACGAAGGAAGCTAGTCTGCCGGAGGAAGCTCTGCTTGCCGAGGAGAGCCGCGAAGCCTTCGTCATGCGATCCGCGAAGCTTGAGCGGCTGGTTGCCATGGTCGGAGAACTTCGGGACGAAGGCGACTCCTGCCTGATTTTCACCCAGTATGTAGGCATGGGGCGAATATTGGCAGACGTACTGCGGGCACAAAGGAATGAACCGGTATTGTATCTGAACGGAAGCACGCCCAAGTTGGAGCGCGATAAGATGATTGATACGTTCCAAGCCGCTGAAGAAACGGGGCCGGGTATCTTCGTTCTGTCGCTGAAAGCTGGCGGAGTCGGACTCAACTTAACCGCAGCGAACCATGTGTTCCACTTCGACCGTTGGTGGAACCCTGCCGTAGAGAACCAGGCCACGGATCGCGCCTATCGGATGGGACAGACGCGCAATGTACAAGTACATAAGTTCATTTCCCTCGGCACATTAGAGGAACGAATCGATGAGATGCTCGAGAGCAAGATGAGTCTAAGCGAGAACGTGATCTCCACCTCCGAAGGCTGGATTACGGAACTCTCAAACGAAGAATTGAGAGATTTGTTTGCACTTCGTAAGGAGTGGTGATGGAAGAACAATGACCTCCTCAAGCATGAGGAGGTCATTTATATTATTTAGTCACTCATATCGTGTACCCCACTGGAGATAATAGACATTCAATTACATGATATCTGGCAAATAATACGCCAATTGGGAGGTAGTATTGTCGGTTCTGACGGAAGGCATACTAACTTTGTTTGGTAAACGGTATGAAGATGAGGGTGGATTTGTCATTATGATTCTAGAAAGAAAAATTATTATCCTTGTATGGATCTTGGGGCTTGAAATGGTCGTTATATTCGTTCGACGATCGAATGTTCGTCGATTTATTCTCGCTCATTTTACTTCTCAGACTATCGTTTGGTTTTCAGTAATCCTGCAAGTCAAGCTGAGGATCATTTCTTTCCCAGTTCGTGAGTTCCCGAGAGCGACAGATATCGGATTTACGATGACGTATTTACTGTATCCAATATTAAGTAGTATCTACATTCTCCTTGAGCCGCGGCGCTCGCGGACGATTAGAACCCTCTATCTGCTGCTATGGTGCACTGCTCTTGCCTGGTTAAATTATATGTTAACTCAGTACACACAATTGTTAGATTACAAGTTCCTCGACTGGTTCATGGGCAGCATGTTCTTTATTTTCTTACTGGTATTAACGAAAGTGATCGTTCGCTGGTTTTATCGAAATGGAGAAACAGAAACATTTGAAGCTGAATTACAGGGTAAATCATGAGCATGGATAGATGGGTGTTAACTGCCGTGTGGCTACTATCATTTGGGCTCATCTTCACCATCCCCCGTCGCAAAATCCGGCTTGCGGTTGTGTCCTTCCTATTCAAGCAGATACTTGCTTGTCCGCTTGGCCTGATAGTTGTAGAGTACAATTTAGTGGCTTATCCTGTGGTAGAGCTGCCTGATGTAAGCCGAACCAGCATGACTTACGAGTACCTTGCTTATCCGATCATCTGCATGGTGTTTAACTGCTATTATCCAAGCTGCCGGAGCCGCTGGGTACAGTTTAGTTATTACATAATTTTCTGCATTCCACTCACGATTACGGAAGTTATCCTTGAACATTATACGAATCTCGTCCGTTATGTTCACTGGAGCTGGTTCTGTACAGTGCTCTCTCTAATGATTACATTCTTATTAAGCCGAATGTTTTGTGTGTGGTTCTTCACTAGGAAGAGGGCGACTGCATCTAACATGTAATTCTTGTTAATACTCATGCTCTTTGGAAGTAATCATAACAAATAGAAACGGTATTCGTTCCAAGAGAACGAATACCGTTTATTATGTTAGGCTAGGTACTTCTTAAGCGGTTCCCAGTAGTTTGTATGCCAACCGGGAGCCAGGTGAGCTTCTTGACCTTCAGGAAAGCCTGTATGGCTAAAGATGAGGCGGGTTTCCGCGCCTTGCCCTTCCAATTCGAACTTCACCAGGGAATATACGCCTTCTTCCCAATTCGCGACACGCCACGCTTGAACAATTCGTTTGTTTGGCTCCAGCTCAATATTTTCCCCCACAATCATCCCACCAAAGCAGGAGAAAGAGCCACCAGCTTCTGGCGTTATTTCTGTAGGTGCTCCACCTGAGACTTTGCTAAACTGAGCGGCATCAGTCAGCGCTTCATAGATGCGGTTCGGGCTTGCAGCGAACACAACCTCCTGATGAATAGCTGAAGAATCGCCGATTTGCTTGTCTTTTCCCATTAACCATTGTGTAAGCTGCTCCACAGTCATGCTTTTTAACATATCAGCATGATCGTGAATCGCATGATGCCACATCTTCGCTTCTACTTCGTACCGGTTTTCCTCTTCTACTTTGAACCCACAATCGCAAGATAATGTTGTCATTGCCTTCTATCTCCCCATAAGCTTATTTATGAAACGTAATTTAATGCATGGCCTTAACTGACCAAGGATCTACGCCAGGATCTCCACCCTCAGCCAACGTTTGGAGTCTAGATGTATAGTGCATCCAACCCTCTGTGTGAGCGGCGACTTCTTCGACCGGCAAATCGTAGTGAGTTAATAGCAGGACAGTACCTTTGTCTTTAGCAGTGAATTTAAATTCGAGCGTGCTTGAACCAGGTGGAACCACCTTGGACTTCTCCCAGCCCCACGTCATAACGATTTTCTCGTTTGGAATAATTTCTTTATATTCCCCCATCGCAATATCCGATCCATTAACATCGATCCGATATTTCCCTCCGATGCTTGGCTCCAACAAAATATGTCGGCCCATCCAACGAACCATCTTCTCTGGGTCCGTAAAAAAGGAGAATAAGATCTCCGGACGGCAATCGATGAACACCTCTTTCTTAATCGTGTCACTTGTTTGATTCATTTGATTCACGGTTACGCTGTCTCCTCTCTTCTTCTTCTGCGGCTTCCTTCAACAGCAGTAGACTATCATCCCAGAAACGGTCAATGTACGCTTTCAGATCAGCAAAACCTTCCCTCCTCATACGATAATACCGCTTGGTTCCCTCTCTCCGAACCACAAGTAATCCGGAATCCTCAAGAACCTTAAGATGTTGAGATACTGCTGGTGCCGAAATGTCAAAATGGGACGCGATGGAGCTTGATGTAAGCTCTCCGTCACGTACGAGATATAAAATATCTCTGCGTCTTGGCTCTACGATGGCTTGGATCACTTTTTCGATCATGACGTTAATTTAGCATATACTTAATTAAGTGTCAACTTAACTAATGAAACTATTTAAGTTGACACTTACGTAAGTGATTGCTAAAATACGAGTGTCAACAATGACTGATTTTATGAATTACGATACAAAGTAGGGAGATTATAGATATGGGAATTGATGTTTCGGCCAAGCTAGTGATTGCTCAAAGCCGTAAAGAGGTTGCTCGATATGCGATGGAGCCAACCAATGATCCCAAATGGACCAAAGGGATTACGGAGGCTGAACTCCTTACCGAACGCCCCATTGGCTTGGGAACTCAGGTAAGACGAATTGCAAAATTTCTAGGTAAGGAAATTCATTATGTGCTTAAAGTTGTTGAGTATGAACCCGAGCAGTTGATGGTGATGCAATCGATCAAAGGTCCTTTTCCGATGAAAGTAACGTATCAATTTGATGATGAAAATGAAGGCACACTAGCACAAATACGTGTTGAAGGTACCTCTGAAGGCTTCTATAAGCTTACGGATATCTTCATGTCCCCCCAAGTAAGAAGGAGCATTCAAGGAGACTTGAAGCGGCTTAAAGCTATAATGGAAAAATAAAAATATCAAATCGAAAGGGTGTTTCCTTTATGTCCATGCCTCGTCCTGATGAGGAGATGAAACAATTTTTCGCTGCCGTTATGCCCAGTGATCCTCATATTCATATTCGTCCCATGTTCGGTAATTTGG is drawn from Paenibacillus sp. V4I7 and contains these coding sequences:
- a CDS encoding SRPBCC family protein; translation: MTTLSCDCGFKVEEENRYEVEAKMWHHAIHDHADMLKSMTVEQLTQWLMGKDKQIGDSSAIHQEVVFAASPNRIYEALTDAAQFSKVSGGAPTEITPEAGGSFSCFGGMIVGENIELEPNKRIVQAWRVANWEEGVYSLVKFELEGQGAETRLIFSHTGFPEGQEAHLAPGWHTNYWEPLKKYLA
- a CDS encoding SRPBCC family protein, which gives rise to MGIDVSAKLVIAQSRKEVARYAMEPTNDPKWTKGITEAELLTERPIGLGTQVRRIAKFLGKEIHYVLKVVEYEPEQLMVMQSIKGPFPMKVTYQFDDENEGTLAQIRVEGTSEGFYKLTDIFMSPQVRRSIQGDLKRLKAIMEK
- a CDS encoding CBO0543 family protein, which encodes MSVLTEGILTLFGKRYEDEGGFVIMILERKIIILVWILGLEMVVIFVRRSNVRRFILAHFTSQTIVWFSVILQVKLRIISFPVREFPRATDIGFTMTYLLYPILSSIYILLEPRRSRTIRTLYLLLWCTALAWLNYMLTQYTQLLDYKFLDWFMGSMFFIFLLVLTKVIVRWFYRNGETETFEAELQGKS
- a CDS encoding helix-turn-helix transcriptional regulator, which codes for MIEKVIQAIVEPRRRDILYLVRDGELTSSSIASHFDISAPAVSQHLKVLEDSGLLVVRREGTKRYYRMRREGFADLKAYIDRFWDDSLLLLKEAAEEEERRQRNRESNESNK
- a CDS encoding CBO0543 family protein is translated as MDRWVLTAVWLLSFGLIFTIPRRKIRLAVVSFLFKQILACPLGLIVVEYNLVAYPVVELPDVSRTSMTYEYLAYPIICMVFNCYYPSCRSRWVQFSYYIIFCIPLTITEVILEHYTNLVRYVHWSWFCTVLSLMITFLLSRMFCVWFFTRKRATASNM
- a CDS encoding SRPBCC domain-containing protein; amino-acid sequence: MNQTSDTIKKEVFIDCRPEILFSFFTDPEKMVRWMGRHILLEPSIGGKYRIDVNGSDIAMGEYKEIIPNEKIVMTWGWEKSKVVPPGSSTLEFKFTAKDKGTVLLLTHYDLPVEEVAAHTEGWMHYTSRLQTLAEGGDPGVDPWSVKAMH